One region of Balneolaceae bacterium genomic DNA includes:
- a CDS encoding OmpA family protein → MSCKTAEEITEPEPEPTVTEETVEEDNDWQEEEPEEEEQVETVEDLNTINFGFDLYSITDQSARLLADNVTMLRDHPATSVRVDAYTDHVGGDQYNLRLSLRRAAAVVDFYRQNGIGEDRIESRGLGKAPVPCSQMEMDNDTPGCEKNRRAESHPINPRS, encoded by the coding sequence ATGTCTTGTAAAACCGCTGAAGAAATTACGGAGCCGGAACCGGAGCCAACAGTTACAGAAGAAACGGTTGAAGAAGACAATGACTGGCAGGAAGAAGAACCTGAAGAGGAAGAACAAGTTGAAACTGTTGAAGATCTGAATACAATCAATTTTGGATTCGACTTGTATAGTATAACTGATCAATCTGCAAGATTGCTTGCCGATAACGTAACAATGCTGCGAGATCATCCGGCAACAAGTGTACGCGTTGATGCCTACACCGATCATGTTGGAGGAGACCAGTATAATCTCAGACTTAGTTTACGTCGTGCGGCAGCTGTCGTGGATTTTTATCGTCAGAATGGAATTGGCGAAGACAGAATTGAGTCTCGCGGTTTAGGGAAAGCTCCAGTGCCATGTTCGCAAATGGAGATGGATAACGACACACCCGGATGTGAGAAAAACCGGAGAGCGGAATCGCACCCAATAAATCCGAGAAGTTAA
- a CDS encoding biopolymer transporter ExbD encodes MAHFQKKQAKTSQAVPTSAMPDVVFMLLIFFMVTTVLREVELQVQVDYAAAENIEKIEQKRLVSYVYIGPKRMGGNQVGETAVQIDDALVDEMGAIRNIMYDKLMEQPRLIVSLRVDNDSEFGVVTDVQQELRHAGTLRINYSTRREI; translated from the coding sequence ATGGCACATTTTCAAAAGAAACAAGCGAAAACCAGTCAAGCTGTCCCAACATCTGCCATGCCGGATGTTGTATTCATGCTCTTGATCTTTTTTATGGTAACCACTGTTCTCCGCGAAGTGGAACTGCAGGTACAGGTTGATTACGCGGCTGCAGAAAACATAGAAAAGATTGAGCAGAAACGACTTGTAAGTTACGTTTATATTGGTCCGAAACGTATGGGTGGTAACCAGGTAGGGGAAACTGCTGTTCAAATTGATGATGCTCTTGTTGACGAAATGGGAGCCATTCGAAATATCATGTACGATAAATTGATGGAACAGCCGAGACTTATCGTATCTCTACGGGTTGATAATGATTCTGAGTTTGGCGTTGTGACTGATGTTCAACAGGAACTCAGGCATGCCGGAACCCTTAGAATTAACTACTCTACAAGACGCGAGATTTAA
- the rplI gene encoding 50S ribosomal protein L9, with product MKLILKQDVEKLGSAGDLVDVKPGYGRNYLIPQAKAELATEGAIKHHEQMKREAELRAELTVEKAKELAQQLENTSVTIPVTVGEDEKIHGTVTNIQVAEALEERDILIDRRKISIDQDIKTLGEYTATIDLMGDLNPQVKVWVVKADS from the coding sequence ATGAAACTGATACTTAAACAAGACGTTGAAAAACTTGGATCTGCAGGTGATTTGGTTGATGTAAAGCCCGGATATGGCCGAAATTACCTGATACCGCAGGCAAAAGCTGAATTGGCTACAGAAGGTGCTATTAAGCACCATGAACAGATGAAACGAGAAGCAGAGTTGAGGGCAGAACTTACCGTTGAAAAAGCGAAAGAGTTGGCTCAACAGCTCGAAAATACATCGGTTACTATACCGGTTACAGTAGGCGAGGATGAAAAAATCCACGGTACAGTAACAAATATTCAGGTTGCCGAAGCACTCGAAGAGCGAGATATTTTGATTGACCGGAGAAAAATTTCCATCGATCAGGATATTAAAACACTTGGTGAATATACAGCAACCATCGATTTGATGGGTGATTTAAATCCACAGGTGAAAGTTTGGGTAGTAAAAGCAGATTCATAA
- the thiL gene encoding thiamine-phosphate kinase, which translates to MDSNDFQQIKDLGFSTLIEKFTNYTGKQREEIVQGIGDDASLYKERDGNLTAASSEIFLEGIHFDVTYTPLNHLGYKLVTAAVSDVYAMNSEPVQILVSLAVPNKYSVQMIEQLYKGIDKACTDYQVQLTGGDTTASHQMLAVSVTVLGSSPKENIILRSGANHEDMICVTGDLGSAIAGLRILMREKKEWQEQKSERFQPELEPYEFVVQRQLVPKARKDFADVLTVWQDKPSSLIDVTQGLIADLKEIAKSSGLGAEIYSPAVPIALETRNVADEMKEDVDKYAFYGGEDFEMLFTLSEPQVEKLKAEFEDFSVIGKMSNEFNELRINTGEDKTIKFEL; encoded by the coding sequence ATGGATTCAAACGATTTTCAACAGATTAAGGACTTAGGCTTTTCTACACTCATTGAAAAGTTTACAAATTATACCGGGAAACAAAGAGAAGAGATAGTACAAGGTATTGGTGATGATGCCTCACTTTATAAAGAACGGGATGGTAATCTTACGGCTGCTTCATCAGAAATATTTCTGGAAGGAATTCATTTTGATGTCACCTATACGCCCCTGAATCATTTAGGATATAAACTGGTTACGGCGGCTGTGAGTGATGTTTATGCTATGAATAGTGAACCGGTTCAAATACTTGTCAGTCTTGCCGTTCCCAATAAATATTCAGTTCAAATGATAGAGCAGTTGTACAAAGGAATTGATAAGGCGTGTACTGATTACCAGGTACAGCTAACGGGTGGGGATACCACAGCCTCTCACCAGATGTTGGCAGTATCCGTTACGGTTTTGGGATCATCGCCAAAAGAAAATATTATACTTAGAAGTGGTGCAAATCATGAAGATATGATTTGTGTGACAGGAGATCTGGGATCTGCAATTGCAGGACTTAGAATTTTAATGCGTGAGAAGAAAGAGTGGCAGGAACAGAAATCTGAACGCTTTCAACCGGAATTGGAGCCCTATGAATTTGTTGTTCAACGACAACTTGTTCCGAAGGCTCGTAAAGATTTTGCTGATGTTTTAACGGTATGGCAAGACAAGCCTTCCAGTCTTATTGATGTTACCCAGGGATTGATTGCAGATTTAAAGGAAATTGCAAAAAGCTCTGGATTAGGAGCAGAAATTTATTCTCCTGCTGTACCAATAGCACTCGAAACACGTAACGTGGCAGACGAAATGAAAGAAGATGTAGACAAGTACGCTTTTTACGGTGGAGAAGATTTCGAAATGCTTTTTACGCTCAGTGAACCACAAGTCGAAAAACTAAAAGCAGAGTTTGAAGATTTTTCTGTGATTGGAAAGATGTCGAACGAATTTAATGAGCTTAGAATTAATACCGGAGAGGACAAAACAATTAAATTCGAACTCTAA
- a CDS encoding MotA/TolQ/ExbB proton channel family protein, whose product MTSSLALFFLQAGADAGFFNVIVEKFNEGGEFMWPVLIALILGLAIFLERIITLNLADINTRKFVLEVQQELQEGGIPAAQDLCAKTRGPVASVFQAGLMRADEGIEAAEKAITTYGSIEMSFLERGLVWLSLFIAIAPLLGFLGTVVGMIEAFDAIEAAADISPSLVAGGIKVALLTTAGGLLAGIILQIGYNYCVSKIDRLISDMEESSITLIDSIVLLKEGKQIVSEEEETE is encoded by the coding sequence ATGACTTCATCTTTAGCTCTCTTTTTTCTACAAGCTGGGGCTGATGCTGGCTTTTTTAATGTAATCGTCGAAAAATTTAATGAAGGCGGTGAATTTATGTGGCCTGTATTAATTGCCCTGATTCTCGGTCTGGCTATTTTTCTGGAGCGCATAATAACATTGAATTTAGCTGACATTAATACCAGAAAATTTGTATTGGAAGTACAACAAGAATTGCAAGAAGGCGGTATCCCGGCTGCACAAGATCTGTGCGCTAAAACTCGCGGGCCAGTAGCATCTGTATTTCAAGCAGGTCTAATGCGCGCCGATGAAGGGATCGAAGCTGCTGAAAAAGCGATTACAACTTACGGATCTATTGAAATGAGTTTCCTTGAAAGAGGGCTTGTTTGGCTATCCTTGTTTATTGCAATTGCACCACTTCTTGGATTCCTTGGAACTGTAGTTGGTATGATTGAGGCATTCGATGCTATTGAAGCTGCAGCTGATATTTCACCAAGCCTTGTTGCCGGTGGTATTAAAGTTGCACTTTTAACAACAGCTGGTGGACTTCTTGCTGGTATTATTCTTCAAATCGGTTACAATTACTGTGTATCTAAAATTGACAGGCTGATTTCCGACATGGAAGAAAGCTCTATTACACTTATTGACTCTATTGTACTCCTCAAAGAAGGCAAACAAATTGTTTCTGAAGAAGAAGAAACTGAATAA
- a CDS encoding TonB-dependent receptor, whose amino-acid sequence MLHKLALTICLLIGLSNISHAQNGTIRGTIIEEETGEPVYGVTVLVQGTSNGTTTDFDGKFNLSLAEGEYDLRISYVSYTPVIIEEIEVEEGEVTIINNIRLQKTVEEMDEVVVTAEVMNISEAAMITTKRKSANMLDGISAERFRTIGDSNAAEALKRVTGVSVEGGKYVYVRGLGDRYSKTMMNSVDIPSLDPNKNSLQIDIFPTNLIDNMIITKTAVAEMPADFTGGIVNIETKEFPEEPILNVSFSTNYNPSMHFNSNFLSYDGSKTDFLGFDGGTRELPSGAGAENNIPTPISGASDQEVNDFVNSFSSTLGPKELTNPMDMSAGVSLGNQFDVGGGNTLGYILTGTYRRSSNYYENYQYGEYQTQPDANAYELKYATIQNGAVSESNVLLGGMAGLAFKTNRSKYKLTGMQLQNGENRSTDFFIDNSVDAPGQSGYTADSYNLEYSERSVRNFLLNGIHYFNDARWEVNWRVSPTFSTMDDPDIRKTTYTRSANGPRFNAGAGGFPSRIWRNMDEVNWVGRMDITGDYQLFGDPAKVKFGGSYIYKERDYEILSFNMQFFGGIPELTGDPSEILKPENIYPNGSIYYQSGNPDPNPNAYSSNINNYAFYASNEFQLFSNLKTSLGLRVENYVQRHTGRDAIFAQGGNGNNLDNEKVLDALDFFPSANLTYFLTDRQNLRFSYSGTIARPSFKELSFAQILDPVSDRIFNGGLFPIDDWDGNLTETRIQNFDTRWEMFFDRGQLLSISFFYKAFDDPIELVRIQAQATSSEFQPRNVGDGQVFGAEFEFRKNLGFISEVLTYFHINSNVTFVQSEIDMTEQEFEARKNREKTGQTIDDTRQMAGQAPYIINAGLSYDNPGLGLEGGLFYNVQGETLTAVGGGLFPDVYTNPFHNLRLNLNKTLGPQDRASVNLSVTNILNDQRGEFYQGYKAEKQIFSLYRPYTAVSLGFEYSF is encoded by the coding sequence ATGTTACATAAACTTGCGTTGACGATATGCCTTCTTATAGGCCTTTCAAACATCAGTCATGCTCAGAATGGAACTATTCGGGGAACCATTATCGAAGAAGAGACAGGTGAGCCCGTTTACGGTGTTACTGTTCTTGTACAAGGCACATCAAACGGTACAACAACCGATTTTGATGGAAAATTTAATCTCTCGCTTGCTGAAGGAGAATACGATCTGCGAATTAGTTACGTCTCTTACACTCCAGTAATTATTGAAGAAATTGAAGTGGAAGAAGGCGAGGTGACTATTATCAATAATATCCGTTTGCAGAAAACAGTAGAAGAGATGGATGAAGTTGTAGTTACTGCTGAAGTCATGAATATATCAGAAGCGGCAATGATCACCACAAAAAGAAAATCAGCAAATATGCTTGATGGTATTTCTGCCGAAAGATTCAGAACGATTGGAGATTCAAATGCGGCTGAAGCTTTAAAAAGAGTTACCGGTGTTTCTGTTGAAGGCGGCAAATATGTGTACGTCCGCGGTTTAGGAGACCGATACTCCAAGACCATGATGAACTCCGTGGATATACCAAGTTTAGATCCAAATAAAAACAGTCTTCAGATCGATATTTTCCCAACCAATCTGATCGACAATATGATTATCACAAAAACAGCAGTTGCAGAAATGCCGGCTGATTTTACCGGGGGCATTGTAAACATTGAGACAAAAGAATTTCCTGAAGAACCGATACTCAATGTGTCATTCAGTACAAATTATAATCCATCCATGCACTTTAACAGTAACTTTTTGAGTTACGACGGAAGCAAGACAGACTTTTTAGGCTTTGATGGCGGTACACGTGAATTGCCGAGTGGTGCAGGTGCTGAAAATAATATACCTACTCCTATCAGCGGCGCTTCAGATCAGGAAGTAAATGATTTTGTAAACAGTTTCAGTTCAACGCTGGGGCCAAAAGAGCTAACGAACCCGATGGATATGAGTGCCGGGGTATCGCTTGGCAACCAGTTTGATGTGGGCGGCGGAAATACGCTTGGCTATATTTTAACAGGTACATATAGAAGATCGAGTAATTATTACGAAAATTATCAATATGGAGAGTATCAAACACAGCCGGATGCAAATGCGTATGAATTAAAATATGCGACCATACAGAACGGGGCGGTATCGGAGAGCAATGTACTTCTGGGCGGAATGGCCGGCTTGGCATTTAAAACAAATCGGTCGAAATATAAATTAACGGGTATGCAGCTGCAAAATGGTGAGAACCGCTCAACTGATTTCTTTATTGATAACAGTGTGGACGCTCCGGGACAGTCAGGATACACAGCAGATTCGTACAACCTTGAGTACAGTGAGAGAAGTGTAAGAAACTTCTTATTGAATGGAATCCACTATTTTAATGATGCCCGATGGGAAGTGAACTGGCGTGTATCTCCAACCTTTTCAACCATGGATGACCCTGATATAAGAAAAACCACATATACCCGCTCAGCTAATGGCCCCAGGTTTAATGCCGGAGCAGGTGGATTCCCCAGCAGAATCTGGAGAAATATGGACGAAGTAAACTGGGTTGGCCGGATGGATATTACCGGCGACTATCAACTGTTTGGTGACCCTGCAAAAGTAAAATTTGGCGGCAGCTACATTTATAAAGAGAGAGATTATGAAATCCTTTCTTTTAATATGCAGTTCTTTGGTGGCATCCCCGAATTAACCGGTGATCCATCAGAAATCCTGAAGCCGGAGAATATCTATCCCAATGGTAGTATTTACTATCAGTCAGGAAATCCCGATCCTAATCCGAATGCATATAGTTCAAATATCAATAATTATGCATTCTATGCTTCGAACGAGTTTCAACTGTTTTCCAATCTGAAAACCAGCCTTGGCCTCCGGGTTGAAAACTACGTTCAAAGACATACCGGAAGGGATGCCATTTTTGCGCAAGGTGGTAACGGAAATAACCTGGATAATGAAAAAGTACTGGATGCACTGGATTTCTTTCCCTCAGCAAATCTGACTTATTTTTTAACGGATCGGCAAAATCTTCGGTTCTCATACTCGGGAACTATTGCGAGGCCATCATTTAAAGAACTGTCATTTGCGCAGATTTTAGATCCTGTATCAGACAGGATTTTTAACGGTGGATTATTCCCGATCGATGACTGGGACGGAAATTTGACTGAAACCCGAATCCAAAACTTTGATACTCGCTGGGAAATGTTTTTTGACAGAGGACAACTGTTATCCATAAGTTTCTTCTATAAAGCATTTGATGATCCGATTGAGTTAGTAAGAATCCAGGCTCAGGCAACTTCAAGCGAATTTCAACCTCGGAACGTGGGGGATGGCCAGGTATTTGGTGCTGAATTTGAATTCAGAAAAAATCTTGGGTTTATCTCTGAAGTACTTACCTACTTCCATATCAACAGTAATGTAACATTTGTACAGTCTGAAATTGATATGACCGAGCAAGAGTTTGAAGCACGAAAAAACCGTGAAAAAACCGGACAAACCATTGATGATACCCGGCAAATGGCCGGACAAGCACCCTATATTATTAATGCTGGATTGTCGTACGATAATCCGGGCTTAGGGCTTGAAGGTGGACTTTTCTACAATGTTCAGGGTGAAACACTCACCGCTGTTGGGGGTGGATTGTTCCCTGATGTGTACACCAATCCATTTCACAATTTGAGATTGAATCTTAATAAAACACTTGGCCCACAAGATCGTGCATCTGTAAACCTCAGTGTTACAAATATTCTGAATGATCAGCGAGGAGAGTTTTATCAAGGCTATAAAGCTGAAAAACAGATTTTCAGCCTATATCGTCCCTATACAGCTGTGAGTTTAGGATTTGAATATTCTTTCTAA
- a CDS encoding 6-carboxytetrahydropterin synthase — translation MGKDLVHVTRKAHFNASHRLHNPNKSDEWNKRVFGKCNNPNWHGHNYIIEVTIAGEPDSETGYVIDLGELKSIIKKRIIDPCDHKNLNLEVPFLDGIIPSTENLCKAFFYEIEEEIEQLSDNDSRLYSVRLQETERNSAEYCPNLSI, via the coding sequence ATGGGTAAAGACTTGGTACACGTAACACGAAAAGCACATTTTAACGCATCACACAGGCTCCATAATCCAAATAAATCGGATGAGTGGAATAAGCGAGTTTTTGGGAAATGTAACAACCCAAACTGGCACGGTCACAATTACATCATTGAAGTAACGATAGCCGGTGAGCCAGATTCCGAAACGGGCTATGTAATTGATCTTGGTGAATTAAAAAGCATCATCAAAAAAAGAATTATCGATCCCTGCGATCATAAAAATCTCAACCTTGAAGTTCCTTTTCTCGATGGAATTATTCCCTCTACAGAAAATTTGTGTAAAGCTTTCTTTTATGAGATAGAAGAGGAGATCGAACAACTATCAGATAATGATTCCAGGTTATACTCGGTACGCCTGCAGGAAACCGAACGAAACAGCGCGGAATATTGTCCTAACCTTTCGATATAA
- a CDS encoding protein-disulfide reductase DsbD family protein: MNRVIFFMGITLFALSPFFVSAQLLDPVEYTLSNVPDTVKAGQVFEVTVEASIDKEWHLYSIKNTPEAGPYPTQFSTPLSEMVIAGNIEESEADIAFDPNFETDLGWHSNTAQFTIPVAFSSNLQGEQTLILEALYQVCDDKSCLPPKTKQVKETIFLAGVSDSPFVNNSDRNDSSLRWIAEVILIILAVFLTLLVVYKLLRKKILNDKLPG, translated from the coding sequence ATGAATAGGGTAATATTTTTTATGGGGATCACGCTTTTTGCGTTATCCCCATTTTTTGTTTCTGCTCAACTATTAGACCCGGTAGAATATACGCTAAGCAATGTACCGGATACGGTAAAAGCGGGACAGGTTTTTGAGGTCACGGTTGAGGCTTCAATAGACAAGGAATGGCATCTGTATTCAATCAAAAATACTCCTGAGGCAGGACCCTATCCAACACAGTTTTCAACTCCTTTATCCGAGATGGTAATTGCAGGAAATATAGAAGAATCTGAAGCCGATATTGCTTTTGATCCAAATTTTGAAACTGATTTAGGCTGGCATTCAAATACTGCACAATTCACAATTCCGGTCGCTTTTAGCAGCAACCTGCAAGGTGAACAGACACTAATTCTTGAAGCGCTGTACCAGGTTTGTGATGATAAATCCTGTCTACCTCCGAAAACTAAACAGGTGAAAGAAACGATTTTTTTAGCCGGAGTTTCAGATTCTCCGTTTGTTAATAATTCAGATAGGAATGATAGTTCTCTACGCTGGATAGCAGAGGTTATTTTAATTATTCTTGCTGTTTTTTTAACCCTGTTAGTTGTATATAAACTCCTTAGAAAAAAAATACTCAACGATAAATTGCCAGGTTAA
- a CDS encoding biopolymer transporter ExbD: MLKKKRGREDADIPMSSLADIAFLLLIFFLVVTTIDVDTGIGLILPPIPDETTEPPPVKERNLLNILVNAQGMVLIDEEPASLANVKDRIKTFVDNNGVNPDLSESPDDAIVSIKTTRQTPYNVYIDMLDEVMGAYAELRNQASMERYGVPFDSFDDNSAPREEIQELYPKKISIAEPDEG, encoded by the coding sequence ATGTTAAAGAAAAAGCGAGGCAGAGAAGATGCTGACATACCGATGTCTTCTCTGGCTGATATTGCCTTTCTGCTTCTGATTTTCTTTCTGGTTGTAACAACGATAGACGTTGATACAGGCATTGGGTTAATTCTGCCGCCCATTCCCGATGAGACTACAGAACCACCACCAGTAAAAGAGCGTAATCTTCTCAATATTCTGGTGAATGCACAGGGAATGGTTCTCATCGACGAAGAACCCGCATCGTTAGCCAATGTTAAAGACAGAATTAAAACTTTTGTCGACAATAACGGTGTGAACCCCGATCTTTCAGAATCACCTGATGATGCAATTGTTTCGATTAAGACAACTCGGCAAACACCGTATAATGTTTATATTGATATGCTTGATGAAGTGATGGGCGCTTATGCCGAATTGCGAAATCAAGCGTCAATGGAACGCTATGGTGTACCGTTCGACTCATTTGATGACAATAGTGCTCCAAGAGAGGAGATTCAGGAATTATATCCGAAGAAAATTTCAATCGCAGAACCTGACGAGGGTTAA
- the ftsH gene encoding ATP-dependent zinc metalloprotease FtsH: MPKKNFPPKKSSNQDKKNSKKTPRFPIWIYVVLFLVLIAFNLYFVPGNSSERIKYSEFLEYVEEGYVKEITITNQVEILGDYSEKAFEEGLVERPTENENSWTSTSEGSTGSFSTTMLEGDEIRSLLDENNVVYDVRIEEDWFSGILIWLIPIALIIIFWIFIFRRMNPGQQVLNIGKNKASLYDKQTESKVSFKDVAGLEEAKAEVEEVVEFLSNPQKFTRLGGTLPKGVLLVGPPGTGKTLLAKATAGEAEVPFFSLSGSDFVEMFVGVGAARVRDLFKQAKEKAPCIVFIDEIDSIGRTRGRGMAMSSNDERENTLNQLLSEMDGFNSDKGVIIMAATNRPDILDSALLRPGRFDRQIMIDKPDLKGRMQVLEVHSRNLELSDNIDLKVLASQTPGFAGAELANLCNEAALFAARRDKDKVEMVDFQDAIERVVAGLEKKNKLISPHERKIVAFHESGHAIVGWMLEFTDPVLKVSIVPRGFAALGYTLQTPLEDRFLMTTEELDDKICALLGGRVAEEIVFGKVSTGAQNDLERITNMAFAMVAEYGMSQELGYLSLKDSSSPENSYGFNKKYSEHTARQIDEAVRGIIQRNYQRTFDLLKKHEDKLKVMAETLLEKEVLNHHELREMLGDRPSGNYPEGIFEDPSSDSSITNGSPNVIDHDKKKTTNGANKVDEQKKSEKEEEIEKNEEEEQK; encoded by the coding sequence ATGCCGAAAAAAAATTTCCCCCCAAAAAAATCATCTAATCAAGACAAAAAAAACAGTAAGAAAACACCACGTTTTCCGATCTGGATTTATGTTGTCTTATTTCTGGTGCTCATAGCATTCAACCTGTACTTTGTTCCCGGAAACAGTTCCGAAAGAATTAAATACAGTGAATTCCTTGAGTATGTAGAAGAGGGATATGTAAAAGAAATTACGATCACCAATCAGGTTGAAATCCTGGGAGATTATTCAGAAAAAGCCTTCGAAGAGGGATTAGTTGAACGTCCAACTGAAAATGAAAATAGCTGGACAAGTACATCTGAAGGATCAACCGGTTCATTTTCAACAACTATGCTTGAAGGAGATGAAATCAGATCCCTTCTTGACGAAAACAATGTTGTTTACGATGTGCGGATTGAAGAAGACTGGTTCAGTGGAATTTTGATCTGGCTGATACCAATTGCACTCATTATTATTTTCTGGATCTTTATTTTCCGCCGAATGAATCCTGGTCAACAGGTATTGAATATTGGAAAAAACAAAGCCTCACTATACGATAAACAAACCGAAAGTAAAGTTTCTTTTAAAGATGTAGCGGGATTAGAGGAAGCCAAAGCAGAAGTGGAAGAAGTTGTAGAATTTTTAAGTAATCCACAGAAGTTTACAAGACTTGGGGGTACACTGCCTAAAGGTGTTCTATTGGTTGGCCCTCCAGGAACTGGTAAAACATTATTAGCGAAAGCTACGGCTGGTGAAGCCGAAGTTCCATTCTTTTCACTCAGTGGATCAGATTTTGTTGAGATGTTTGTGGGTGTTGGGGCCGCACGAGTTCGCGATCTATTTAAACAAGCCAAAGAAAAAGCACCTTGTATTGTATTTATTGATGAAATTGATTCCATCGGGCGAACACGTGGCCGTGGAATGGCAATGAGTTCCAATGATGAACGGGAAAATACGCTCAACCAGTTGCTAAGTGAAATGGACGGATTCAATTCCGACAAAGGCGTAATTATTATGGCTGCAACCAACCGTCCGGATATTCTCGATTCAGCATTATTGAGACCGGGCCGATTTGACCGCCAAATAATGATTGACAAACCCGATCTAAAAGGAAGAATGCAGGTCTTAGAAGTTCACTCAAGAAATCTTGAATTGTCTGATAACATCGACCTGAAAGTACTTGCATCACAAACACCAGGTTTTGCCGGCGCAGAATTGGCCAATCTTTGCAACGAAGCGGCTCTTTTTGCTGCCCGACGAGACAAAGACAAAGTTGAGATGGTAGATTTTCAGGATGCAATTGAACGCGTGGTAGCCGGGCTTGAAAAGAAAAATAAATTGATCAGTCCACACGAACGTAAGATTGTTGCCTTTCACGAATCGGGCCATGCCATAGTTGGGTGGATGCTCGAATTTACCGATCCTGTTTTAAAAGTGAGTATTGTGCCAAGAGGTTTTGCTGCATTGGGTTATACTTTGCAGACACCGCTTGAAGACCGGTTTTTAATGACGACCGAGGAACTTGATGATAAGATTTGTGCGCTTTTAGGAGGACGGGTAGCTGAAGAAATTGTCTTTGGAAAAGTATCGACCGGTGCACAGAACGACCTTGAACGTATTACAAATATGGCATTTGCAATGGTTGCTGAATATGGTATGAGCCAGGAACTTGGATACCTTTCATTGAAAGATTCCAGCAGCCCGGAAAACAGCTATGGTTTTAACAAGAAGTATTCCGAGCATACAGCTCGACAAATTGATGAGGCTGTTCGCGGGATTATTCAGCGTAATTACCAGCGCACGTTCGACCTGCTCAAAAAACATGAAGACAAACTTAAAGTAATGGCTGAAACTCTTCTTGAGAAAGAAGTATTGAATCACCACGAGCTGAGAGAGATGCTGGGTGACCGGCCAAGTGGTAATTATCCTGAGGGAATTTTTGAAGATCCTTCTTCCGACAGTTCAATTACAAACGGATCGCCAAATGTAATTGATCATGATAAGAAAAAAACAACCAACGGAGCCAACAAAGTTGATGAACAGAAAAAATCAGAGAAAGAAGAAGAGATAGAGAAGAATGAAGAGGAAGAGCAAAAGTAA
- the folE2 gene encoding GTP cyclohydrolase FolE2: MITTNLKRFYDPTFAVTDQYKESLPDMQNGPASSIEGANVPIQQVGISNFKLPLKYPTPSGELLTLETSVDGYVGLDAGKKGINMGRIMRTFYKFQDDVFHPDKLEEILLAYKEDVESHTAFLKLSFNYPMMKQSLRSEYEGYQYYRVSIEGKVDEYDRFASFMHLDFEYSSACPCSYELSEHARETRDIAAIPHSQRSVANLTVQLNSEMFVNDLVEICREALQTETQVIVKREDEQAFAEMNGAFQKFVEDAARLLYDELNKEERIRDFVVRCAHLESLHSHDAVSRICKGVPNGLR, from the coding sequence ATGATTACAACAAACTTAAAACGATTTTACGACCCAACCTTTGCAGTAACTGACCAGTACAAAGAGAGCCTTCCCGACATGCAAAATGGCCCCGCCTCTTCCATTGAAGGTGCGAATGTTCCCATTCAGCAAGTTGGTATTTCTAATTTTAAGCTCCCTTTGAAATATCCCACTCCATCCGGAGAGCTTCTTACGCTTGAAACCTCTGTAGACGGATATGTAGGCCTCGATGCAGGTAAGAAGGGAATTAACATGGGTCGCATCATGCGGACCTTTTATAAATTCCAGGATGATGTATTTCATCCTGATAAGCTGGAAGAGATACTACTTGCTTATAAAGAAGATGTGGAGAGCCATACGGCCTTTTTAAAGCTCTCATTTAACTATCCGATGATGAAACAAAGCCTTCGTTCCGAGTATGAAGGATATCAATATTATAGGGTATCTATAGAAGGAAAAGTAGATGAGTATGACCGGTTCGCCAGTTTTATGCATCTTGATTTTGAATACAGCAGTGCCTGTCCATGCTCATATGAACTTTCCGAGCATGCTCGCGAAACAAGAGATATCGCTGCAATTCCGCACAGTCAGCGTAGTGTTGCCAACCTCACTGTTCAACTAAACAGTGAAATGTTTGTGAATGATCTGGTTGAGATCTGCCGGGAAGCACTACAAACAGAGACGCAGGTAATTGTAAAACGCGAAGATGAGCAAGCATTTGCAGAGATGAACGGAGCCTTCCAGAAGTTTGTGGAAGATGCAGCTCGCCTTTTATATGACGAACTGAACAAAGAGGAACGAATCAGAGATTTTGTAGTTCGATGCGCTCACCTGGAGAGTTTACACAGCCATGATGCCGTGAGTCGCATTTGTAAAGGTGTGCCGAATGGTCTCAGATAA